The Plasmodium yoelii strain 17X genome assembly, chromosome: 4 genome has a window encoding:
- a CDS encoding PIR protein, whose amino-acid sequence MNKTVCEKFMSILEFFPDTLTNDGKYQFKTENFLNNYCSSNDCNTDLEKINGGCLYLFNHFFGSSELFKTVANSNINIVDYILTWLSYMLNLKQQVGDETNPQYFYRMYILNHEKYKNSIIGVDGYTSYKDLIDQKKYLVDMDKKIISNFYEAFKLLCEMHAEFDDNSQYCVNCSENAKKFAKKYEEMNENSVITSNNSYKQLLYTLSKDYDNFINKYNNSQYFKSSPLPTIEEIQTSAQQILQSSEDTSSSSSVANKLFTVLSIFGAIAFLLGISYKYSLFGFRKRFKKQQIREKIKNIKKKMNQ is encoded by the exons atgaataagaCAGTg tgtgaaaAGTTTATGAGTATATTGGAGTTTTTTCCCGATACATTGACCAATGATGGAAAGTATCAATTTAAAAcagaaaattttttaaataattattgtaGTAGTAACGACTGTAATACTGATctcgaaaaaattaatggtggatgtttatatctttttaatCATTTCTTTGGGAGTTCTGAATTGTTTAAGACTGTTGCAAATAGTAacatcaatattgttgattacattttgacatggttaagttatatgttaaacctaaagCAACAAGTAGGAGATGAGACCAATccacaatatttttatagaatGTATATATTGAATCATgaaaagtataaaaattctataataGGTGTTGATGGGTATACTAgttataaggatcttatagatcaaaaaaaatatttggtggatatggataaaaaaattatatctaatttttatgaagcatttaaattattatgtgaaaTGCATGCTGAATTTGATGATAACTCACAATATTGCGTAAACTGTTCGGAAAATGCCAAAAAGTTtgctaaaaaatatgaagaaaTGAATGAAAATTCTGTTATTACTAGTAATAATTCCTATAAACAACTATTGTATACTTTATCAAaagattatgataattttataaataaatataataatagtcAATATTTCAAATCTTCACCTCTCCCAACGATAGAAGAAATACAAACTTCTGCACAACAAATTCTACAAAGTTCTGAAGatacatcatcaagttcatCGGTagcaaacaaattatttacagttttatcgatatttggtgcaatagcatttcttttaggaatttcttacaag tattcgttatttgggtttcggaaacgatttaaaaaacaacaaataagagaaaaaataaaaaatataaagaagaaaatgaatcaataa
- a CDS encoding PIR protein, with translation MDYTLCRRFNTLRNYLPDDLSKHATNDIHKLGNIKKYCSNGESDGTGCKNDLDKINGACLWLFDQLLLKNKNSINMAEYIIIWLIYMLNQKKYEGINDFNDFYTKYIQNNRYYIKCDNDGADCGNSLKIITEYTNYKEIIDIKKELLNINFEYLSKFYDAFKSLCNMYTELHAGESKCEKCLENAKEFVKTYDELNKHPNITKDSPYYQVLSTLSNDYHNFKNYCDDNGVDCSDIQPLSPIKVKENSVQSSAHHHVHNSGVTSSSSSITNKLIPVLSIIVAIPIFLGIFYKYSLFGFRKRSQKQHLREKLTK, from the exons atgGATTATACCCtg tgtcGAAGGTTTAATACATTGAGAAACTATTTACCCGATGACTTAAGCAAACATGCAACTAATGATATTCATAAATTAGGGAACATTAAGAAATATTGCTCTAATGGAGAATCAGATGGAACAGGATGTAAGAATGATCTCGATAAGATAAATGGTGCTTGTCTATGGTTGTTTGATCAATTgcttttgaaaaataaaaatagtatcAACATGGCTgaatacattattatatggttAATTTATATGCTAAATCAAAAGAAGTATGAAGGGATCAACGATTTTAATGACTTTTATACTAAATATATACAGAATAATAGATATTATATTAAGTGTGATAATGATGGTGCAGATTGTGGtaattcattaaaaataataacagaatatacaaattataaggaaatcatagatataaaaaaggaattgttgaatattaattttgagtatctgtctaaattttatgatgcatttaaatcattatgtaacatgtataCTGAACTTCATGCAGGAGAGTCAAAATGTGAGAAATGTTTAGAAAATGCTAAAGAATTTGTTAAAACATATGATGAACTTAACAAACATCCTAATATTACTAAAGATAGTCCCTATTATCAAgtattgtctacattatcaaatgattatcataattttaaaaattattgtgATGATAATGGTGTTGATTGTAGCGATATTCAACCCCTTTCACCGATAAAAGTAAAAGAAAATAGTGTACAAAGTTCTGCACATCATCATGTACACAATTCTGGAgttacatcatcaagttcgtcgataacaaacaaattaattccagttttatcgataatTGTTGCAATACCAATATTCTTgggaattttttataag tattcgttatttggatttcggaaacggtctcaaaaacaacatttaagagaaaagctaacaaaataa
- a CDS encoding PIR protein, with protein MLTSKMCDQFDTMWRVFPDELKNSGEYDFKGGSLNSYCPNRKCENDIDKIKAGCLWLFKQFYESPYNFSNNANGNMNIVTYIMTWISYKLNQKPQDGITKFNEFYSRHIKNVEEYKKSIDNVTGYTSYIDLINKKNKFMDIDIKLMSKFYGLFKILCNMHINVDKKSMANTYLENANKFADEYKKLFNDNDNNVEGSSYYQILTTLSNDYNYFRNSYVSSNIGNTLPKLITEKTPQISVLNSIETQDVSLSGIPESKSETDVSSSKDKVSDSDSGSPSSSILNKLISIPFIFVATLILLGIAYKYSLFGFRKRFQKQHLRKKLKK; from the exons ATGTTGACTAGTAAAATG TGTGATCAGTTTGATACTATGTGGAGGGTTTTTCCCGATGAATTGAAGAATTCTGGAGAATATGATTTTAAAGGTGGATCGCTCAATAGTTACTGCCCTAATAGAAAATGTGAAAATGATATAGATAAGATTAAGGCTGGATGTTTATGGTTatttaaacaattttatGAAAGTCCATATAATTTTTCGAATAATGCAAATGGAAATATGAATATTGTTACATACATTATGACATGGATAAGTTATAAGTTAAATCAAAAACCACAAGATGGAATCACCAAATTTAACGAATTTTATAGTAGACACATAAAAAATGTCGAGGAGTATAAAAAGTCTATAGATAATGTTACTGGGTATACAAGTTATATTgatcttataaataaaaaaaataaatttatggatattgatattaaacttatgtctaaattttatggtttatttaaaatcttatgcaatatgcatattaatgTTGATAAAAAAAGCATGGCCAAtacatatttagaaaatgctAATAAATTTGCtgatgaatataaaaaactttttaatgataatgataataatgttGAAGGAAGTTCATATTATCAAATATTGActacattatcaaatgattataattattttagaaATAGTTATGTTAGTTCTAATATAGGAAATACACTTCCAAAACTTATAACGGAAAAAACTCCACAAATTTCTGTATTAAATTCTATAGAAACACAAGATGTCTCCTTGAGTGGAATACCAGAATCAAAATCCGAAACTGATGTATCTAGTTCGAAAGATAAAGTATCAGATTCTGATTCAGGATCACCAAGTTCATcgatattaaataaattaatttcaattccatttatatttgttgcaacattaattttattaggaattgcatataag tattcgttattcggatttcggaaacgatttcaaaaacaacatttaagaaaaaagctaaaaaaataa
- a CDS encoding PIR protein, which yields MSSNVCNVINVIDNYLYNGSNTPGKYNFNAMFKANCPNQNSDSNEQILSCAFITLLTLFKNIVDKEHLKNDKLAEYAILWLSHKLNQKIHKNININNLNDFFVQYINENDKYNEDINDAGDYKSYKELINKKNDFMNMDIKDMSNFYDAFKSLCNMYSELNEKNSQCKKCLENAGEFFEKFGKLNNVYGITEGTSYSQLLSSLSNDYAIFESKYSSVRCRNVLSLIACPRSSVTKNTLITITIIFVAASILLGVSYKYSLFGFRKRAQKQYLREKIKNIKKKMNN from the exons atgtctTCTAATGTG tGTAATGTAATTAATGTGATCGATAATTACCTTTACAATGGTTCGAATACCCcaggaaaatataattttaatgctATGTTCAAAGCTAATTGTCCTAATCAAAACTCTGATAGTAATGAACAAATACTTAGCTGTGCTTTTATAACATTGCTAACTTTATTTAAGAATATTGTTGATAAGGAACATTTAAAGAATGATAAACTTGCTGAATAcgctattttatggttaagtCACAAATTAAATCAAAAGATACATAAAAACATCAACATCAAcaatttaaatgatttttttgttcaatatataaatgaaaatgataagtATAATGAGGATATAAATGATGCTGGTGATTATAAGAGTTATAAGGAacttataaacaaaaaaaatgattttatgaatatggatattaaagatatgtctaatttttatgatgcatttaaatcattatgtaacatgtatagtgaacttaatgaaaaaaattcccaatgcaaaaaatgtttagaaaatgctggagaattttttgaaaaatttggAAAACTTAATAATGTTTATGGTATTACTGAAGGAACTTCTTATTCTCAACTATTGTCtagtttatcaaatgattatgcAATTTTTGAAAGTAAATATAGTAGTGTTAGGTGTAGAAATGTTTTATCACTTATAGCCTGTCCACGAAGTTcagtaacaaaaaatacactaattacaattacaattatatttgttgcagcttcaattttattgggagtttcttataag tattcgttatttggatttcggaaacgagctcaaaaacaatatttaagagaaaaaataaaaaatataaagaagaaaatgaataattaa